The DNA sequence CGAGGCGGTTGAAGGCCTGCAAAAGGGCTGGTCGAACGGCCAGAACTGATAATCCGGGAGATGCCCATGTCTTTCCTGCTGTCCATGCTCCTCGGCGCTGCTGAAGCGGCCACCCCGGCAACTCCGGTGGTGCTCGTCGAACCCGACCCCAAGGTGATGTCGCAAAAACAGATCCGCGCCTTCAACGCCAATCTCGACAAGAAGCACCCGTTCTATATCCGCTGCGTCAGCTCGCCCGAGATCGGGTCGCTGGTGAAGCGGCTCTATTCCTGCCGGACGAACCGGCAGTGGGAAGCGTCTGACGAGACCGGCAACCGCAATGCTCGCGAAACCTACGAAGCGATGCAGGGCAAGTTCTGGAACACGTCCGAATAGGCGCAGCGGCCTGTCCTAGTCGGGCAGGCGAATCACGCGCACGCCGGGCTGGTCGTTCACATTGGCCATGAAGCTGCCAAGCGCGGCGCGTTTCACCACGATCTTCTGTCCGGGCTTGGGATAGGTGTAGCGTCCGTCGGTCTGCTTCCAGCGTGATCCGTCAGCCAGCACGAAAACCGACATGCCGTCCTTGGCCGAACTGGTGCCGGAGATCGTGCTTTCGATCTGGTTCACTTCGACATCGTCGTTGCCGCCGAACAGCTTGATGCGGGGCAGGCTGATGCCGAACAGGCCGCGCTTGGTTTCCCGGATTGTCGCGCGGTCGATAACCACCACGTCCTTCTTCTGCGTGGCATCGGCCATGGCCGTTACGGACCGGTCAAAGCAGGCCAGCCGGGCAGCGGCATCCGTGATCTTCTGGCAGTCCAGCACGGCCTGGTACGTGGCTGGCGGGGCCGTGCCCGGTTCTTCCTTGTCCTTGGCCAGCGCCGGCGCGGCAAGAGCGACGAGGGCGGCGGCGCAAAGCGGCAGGCGAACGGGAATGGGCATGGACGGCTCCCCTGAAGCGGTTGGAATGCCATGGCTGGCAGAACCGCGCTGGGCCGTCAACGTGCCTGAGATGGCTTGCCGGGCACCATGCAAAAAGGCGCCCGGAAACCCGGACGCCCCATGCGTTCTTCAGGCGGGAAGAATCAGGCGGCGGCCTTCTTCTTCAGCTCGCGCTTCACCTTCTGCGCGCTCGTCGAGAGCTTTTCGTCAGAGGTCTTGAGCAGCCAGTTGTCGAGGCCGCCAACGTGTTCGACCGAGCGCAGGCCCTGGGTCGAAACGCGGAACTTGAAGCTGCGGTCAAGCGCTTCGGACATCAGCGTCACGTTCTGTAGGTTGGGCAGGAACAGGCGCTTGGTCTTGTTGTTGGCGTGGCTGACGTTGTGGCCAGTCATGCGGCCCTTGCCGGTCAGTTCGCAAATGCGGGACATGTCAGTTTCTCGCTTGAATCGTTGTGCCGTTTCCGGATGAAGGCGCGCCCTTAGCGATTCACCCTTGAACGGTCAAGGTATACCGGCCAATCCGAGGCAATGAACCGCTGGCCGCTTCCCGAACCCATGGCGCTTGCGCTGGCAGAAGCCGGGAAAGCCGTTGCTGCGGGCGAGGTGCCGATCGGTGCGGTCATCGTCAAGGACGGAAATGTAATCGCCGCCGCCCACAATGCTCCGCGCGGGCTTTGCGACCCCACGGCCCATGCCGAAGTGCTGGCGATTCGCGCTGCTGCCAAGGCGCTCGGGAACGAGCGGCTCGAAGGTTGCGAGCTGTGGGTCACGCTGGAACCCTGCGCCATGTGCGCCGGCGCCATCGCCCATTCGCGGATCGCGCGGCTCTACTACGCTGCGCCGGATCCCAAGGGTGGTGCGGTTGAGCATGGCGCGCGCGTGTTCGAGCAGGACCAGTGCCTGCACCGGCCCGAGGTCTATTCCGGCATGGGCGAGGCAGAGGCCGGGCAGGTCCTGCGGGATTTCTTCGCCGCCAGACGTTGAAGCAGGCAGCCAGCTAGAGCCCGCGCCAGATTTTCATCGCCTGTCCGTCCCGCGCACCGGGGCGCGAACAGCGCGCAGGCTTGCGCCGCGAATCGAGGCACAGATGCACCTCGCGAAGCCAGCCGGACTGGGAAAGCCGAATCGCGATGCTGCCCGGTGTCCAACCCGGATTGGCGGCGATGAAGGCCTGCCGCAGGTCTCCCGCGGTAAGCGCCGGCTTGCGCGAAAGCCGGTCGGCATCGGGCCAGGCGATCCGGTTCCACATCCCGCGCGCGGTGGCGAAATAGGATTCGGGGGTCTTTGCCATGCAGGATCCGTGCTTGGCCCACTCATGCTCGAGCAATTCGGGCGAGGGGGTCATGCACAGGTTGCGGCGAAGCTCCTCGACAGAGGGGCGGATTCCGCTGGAACACCACTGCGGCGGTGCTCCCTGCGGCGCTTCGGGCCACAGGCCGTGAAGGATGAAGCCGAATCGGCCAGCCGAGCCGGAACATTGCATCGATCCGCCCGCGCGGCGGTTGGTGTTGCAGTATTCGGGCGACCAGCTTGCCGCCAGCACATAGCCGCCCAGCGCGGTGCGGCGCTCAGGACCGTCCTGCCGGGGGGCCGCGGGCGGTTCGATCCGCTGGGGCACGCGACACTGGTATGCCTGTGCGAAGGCAGGCGTTGCCGATGCCAGCAGCACCATGGCGGCAATCCTAGCTGAAATCATTGCGCAGCCTCTCAATGGCAGGACGCCCCCGCCTGAGCACGGCATGGGCGAGGCAGGCAAGCGCGAGGACGAGGCCGAAGCTCGCGCCCAGCAATCGCCGCGAATGGGGCAGGTCGATTGCCTGTGCGGGATCGAGGATCGTATCGACGTGGGCAGAGGCGGCCCCGGCCAGCCAGGCGCAACAGGCCAGCATGGCCGCCAGCGCCCGCCGCGAGGGCCTGCCGAACAGCCAGATTGCCAGCACCATCACTGCGGTTGCCACGAGGAGATTCGGTGCCGCCTGTTGCAGCGGCGATGCCGACCAGTCCGCCGTGCTTTGCGCCATGTCGATCCAGGTCTTCACGTCGAGCAGCATGACGACTGCCGAGGCAAAGGCGAAGACGGTGCCGGCATGGAGCGCGGGCGGGCGTGATTGCCAGCCCCTGTCCTGTCGCTGCCCCCTGACGGTCATCGCTGCGAATCAGCCTTGCGAGGTCCGCCCTTGGGCAAACCATGCCTTCGCATCGGAGCGGAACAGGAAGGTGAGCGCAACCAGCCGCAGCGATTCGACCGCAAGGCTGACCATGATCCCCAGGCCCCCGCCGGGGCCCAGCTGGCGCAGTGCCGCGGGAAGGTTGAGCAAGGCCAGGAGAGTAAAAGCAACCAGGATCCAGCGGGCGAGCGAACTGGCGCGATGGGCGACCAGGAACCAGAGCAGCAGCTGGATGGCAAGGCCAAAAGCAATGGCCCCCAGGACCACGCCCGAACCGGCGCCCATTGCCCGGATCGCCGGGCTGGCATTGACCACCGCCTGCAACCGCTCGAGCGACATGAACGAATTGACCAGCCCCAGTGCCGTCGCCACGAGGTAGAGACGGTCAAAATTCACGATCGATGCCGGCCTCATGCGCCCCTCCGTTTCAAGCCATTTGTTCTTTGCGGATCACATTACAGCGGGGTGAAATCCAGCCCGATGTCCGCCGCCGGCGCGCTTTGTGTCAGCCGGCCGACCGAGACGAAGTCCACGCCGGTGGCGGCAATCGCGCCAATCGTGTCGAGCCGCACGCCGCCCGATGCCTCGCAAGGTGCCCGGCCACCGACCAGCGCCACGCAGGCCCGCAGTTCGTCGGTGCTCATGTTGTCGAGCAGCAGGTGATTGGCCCCCGCGACCAGTGCGGCCTCGACCTGGTCGATCGAATCGACTTCGCATATGATCCGTTCGACCCCGGCTGCCTTCGCTCGCCGCACGGCCTCGCCAACGCCCCCGGCGACCAGCACGTGATTGTCCTTGATCATCGCCGCATCCCACAGCCCCAAACGGTGGTTCTGGGCACCGCCGGTGCGGGTGGCGTATTTTTCCAGGTGGCGCAGGCCGGGAATGGTCTTGCGGGTATCGAGCAGCACGGCCCGGGTCTCGCCCATCGCGCGGACATAGTCGCGCGTCATCGTGGCAATGCCGGAAAGGTGCTGCACCGTGTTGAGCGCTGCGCGTTCTGCCGTGAGCATGGCGCGCGCGTTGCCGGAAAGGCGCATCAGGTCGGTGCCGGGCGGAACGGACTGGCCTTCTTCGCACAGCAGCGCGATTTCCATGTCCGGATCGAGCGATCGGAAGAACGCTTCGGCGATCGGCAGGCCGCAGACGACGATCGCATCGCGGCTGTCCATCACCCCGGCAAAGCGCGCCTCTGCCGGGATGACGCTTTCACTGGTCACGTCCCGCCCGCCGCCGGGCCAGCCTTCGCCAAGATCCTCGGCAAGAGTGGCGGCGACAAAGGCCGGCAGGTCGAACCCCTGTACGGAAAATCCCCCCATGTCGGCCCTCAGTGCACGAAGCGGGCGACTACGTCGCGATAGGAACGGCTGACCTTCACCTGCGCGCCCGATTCGAGCACGAGGAAGCATTCGCCATTGGTATGCGGCTTCACCTGGCGCACCTGGTTGAGGTTGACGATGGTTGAACGATGGACGCGCTGGAACACGCGCGGATCGAGCCGGCGTTCAAGGTCCTTCATCGTTTCGCGCAGGATCAGGCTGTTGTCCGCGGTGCGGATGCACATGTAGTCACCCGCCGCCTCGATGTGTTCGATCGAATCGACATCGACGCGGAAGATCTGACCGCGATCCTTGATGTTGATGAGCTTTTCGAAGCGACCCGCACCGTGGCCGGCATTGGGGTCCTCCTCCTCGGGCAGGGCGTCCATCGCGTCGGGCGCGACTTCGGCGAGGACGGTCTTGAGCTTCTCCGCCTCTTCGGCCGAACGCTTTTCGGCCAGGCGGGTGCGCACGCGGTCCAGCGTGTCGGCCAGCTTGTCCTCGTCCACCGGCTTCATCAGGTAGTTGACGGCGTTCGCCTCGAAGGCGCGCACGGCGTGTTCCTGATAGGCGGTGACGAAGACGAACAGCGGCGGTTCGATGTCCATCACGCCCTTGACCACCGAAAAGCCGTCGAATCCGGGCATCTGGATGTCGAGGAAGACAAGGTCGGGCTTTTCGGTCTTGATCTTGCGGATCGCCTCGCGCCCGTTGGAGCAGGTTTCGATCACCTCGACATCGGGAAACTTCTCGAGCCGGAGCATCAGCCCCTGAATCGCCAGTTTCTCGTCATCGACAAGAATGGTGCGGATGGTCATTGCATTCCCTTTTCATCACGCCCCCCCGGGTGGATGTATTTCCCCATGTGGGGTCAGCTGGCCGCAACGGCAAGCTGCGGCGCGCCCGCGCCGGCAATCGGCGGCGGCGCCTCGCGCTTTTCGAACGGGATTTCGATGAGCACGCAAAAGCCGCCCTCGGGCGGATCGACGATCTCGAAGCGATGTTCCTCGCCATAGGCCTGCGCCAGCCGGTCGCGCGTATTGGCGAGGCCGACGCCCGTTGAAACCTGTTCACCGCCATCGAAAGTCACGCCGGCAAGCCTGTTGTCTGCCGCCCCGCTTTGCAATCCCGGACCCGTGTCGGAGACGGTGATCCGAAGGGCTGGTCCGATGAGTTGCGCCGTGACGGTGATTTCGGCCCCTGCCTCCTGCGGGCTGACGGCATATTTGATGGCATTTTCGACAAGCGGTTGCAGCAGCAGCGAGGGCAGCAGCCCCGGCATGGCCGCCTCGTCGATCTCGAAGCGGGTGCGCAACCGCTCCTCGAAGCGCATGCGCTCGATATCGAGGTACAGCTTCAGCGTTTCCACCTCCTGCGCCACGGTCACCCGCCCGGTCGGCTCGTTGGCGAGGGTATAGCGCAGGAACGAGGACAGGCGCGTCAGCATGGCGTTGGCCGGCTCGGTCTGCTTGAGCAGCACCAGCGTGGAGATCGAATTGAGCGTGTTGAACAGGAAGTGCGGGTTCAGCTGATACCGCAGCATGGCAAGCTGGGCCGAGGTCGCCTGGTTCTCGAGCTGCAGCATCTGGTCGTTCTGTTCTTCCACCTGCACGTAGAAGTTGATCATGTAGTAGAGCGCCGACCACGCACCCAGCAGCGTCGCGTTGAGGTAGAAGACGCCGATCAGCAGGCGGGTGAAGCTGGTATCGCCATCGTTCTGCCCCAGGCTGAACACCCAGGCATCGATGAAGGCGTAAAGCATCACCGCCAGCGGCAGGACCAGCGCCGTCACCCCCCATGTCACCAGCGGGCGGCGATTGATCAGCTGGCGGTAGATCACCGCGAGGATCAGCGAGATCGAAAATCCCGTCACTGCCTCGATCGCCACGAAGACCAGGAACGACCATTGCTGGCCGCCGGCGATGGAGGACATGGCGCGCAGCAGCAGCGCCCCGCCCCAGCCAATGGCCTGCAGGCGCCAGAAGGCCTGGTTCTTGTTGCCGAAGAACGGCGCGGGGGTGATCGGCAGCACGGCCATGCGGGGGATTTAGGGCCTCGCGCGGGGAAGGGGAAGTGAAGAAAGCGGTTACCGGCCGGTGCCGCTCAATCGCGCCATGATCGGTCCACCCGGTCCACCCGCCGCACCCAGGCGGCAAAATCGGGGGCTCCGGGGCCGCCGGGCAGCTGCACCTGGCTCAGGTCTCGCTGGTGCACGGCAATCACCTCGTCAGGCACAAGGACCGGCTTGCCCATGGCAAGCGTGGCGCACTGGATCTCGCAGGCGCGCTGCAGGGCCCACATCTGGAAGAACATTTCCGGCAGGGTCTCGCCCATTACCACCGGGCCGTGATTGCGCAGCATCAGGACGCGATGCTGGCCCAGGTTGGCGATCAGGCGCTCTCCCTCTTCGGCGCGCACAGTCACGCCTTCGAAATCATGATAGCCGATCTGGCCGACAAAGGCGCAGGCGTAGAAGTTCGACGGCAGCAGCCCGTGTTCATAGCTCGATACGGCCATCGTCTCGGTGGTGTGGACGTGGCAGATCGCCCGGGCCCAGGGCAGGTGGCGGTGGAAATGGGCGTGCTGGGTGAAGCCGGCCTTGTTCACCGGGAAGGGCGATCCGTCCAGCGTGTTGCCATCGATGTCGATCTTGACCAGGTTCGATGCGCAGACCTCGGAATAGAGCAGCCCGAAGGGGTTGATCAGGAATGCGCCTTCCTCGTCCGGCACTGAAAGCGAGATGTGGTTGTAGATCGATTCGGACCAGCCCAACAGGTCGAAGATGCGGTAGCAGGCGGCCAGTTGCTGGCGCGCTTCCCATTCGGCCGGGCTGCATTCGATGTTGCGGTGAAGCGGGGTGGTCATGCCTCGATAGCCTTTCGCAGGTATTGCCCGGAAGCTAGGACAGGCCCGTGCCCGAGACAACCGTGGACCGATGCGCGGCGCAAACAGGCCTGCAAAGACGATTGACGAATCTGCCCGACTTGTAGAAAGCGCAAAGCCGCACGGTTCGCCGGGCTCGCGGGTATAGCATAGTGGTAATGCACTAGCCTTCCAAGCTAGCTAGAGGGGTTCGATTCCCCTTACCCGCTCCAGCCCGAAGCCGGTTGCGCCATGCCTTCCACGATCTTTGCCTGAAGGATTTTCCGGCCCCGCAACGGCCGGTTTTCTGCGTCTGGAGGCCCGAGCCGGAATCGAACCGGCGTATACGGATTTGCAGTCCGCTGCGTCACCACTCCGCCATCGGGCCTTCCGATTTTGCGACGCTCCCGCTTGGGAAGGCGCGGCCCTACCAACAGAGGCGCGCGGGCGCAACGGGATTTACGCGATCCGTTCGAATGCAATCTCGCGGCGTGCCGGCTCAGCGCGGATCAGGCGCAGGGTCACGGGGTCGCCGGGCAATGCGCCATGCGCGGTCACCCGCGCGACGACCGGCAAATCGCACAACTGGACACGGGCGCCCGCCTCCCCGAGATCGGTGACGACCGCGGAAAAGCGCTCGCCCTCGCGGCCGGCCAGTATGGCGGCTTCGGCCAGGTCAACCACGGCGCGGTCCACCTGCCCGTCGCGCGCTTCGGCGCGGGCCATGATTCGGGGAAGCTCGGCAAAGGCGGCCTGTGATTCATCGGGAACGGGCAGGCCGTTGGCAACGGCAAGTGCTGCGGCGATGACATGCCGATCGGCCAGCCGGCGCAGCGGCGCGGTAACATGGCAATAACTCGCCGCCATGGCCGCGTGCCACGGCCTCTCGCCCGGCATGAAGGGCACATAACTGGCGCCGTTGCCGCCGCGGCGGGCCGCCATCAGGAAGGCCGATTCGCGCGGGCTTGCAGGGTCCAGGCGTTTCTCGAACTCGGCAAGCGGGAGGCTGTCGGGCCAGTCGAGTCCGAAGGCCTTGGCCGTGCCGCGCAGGCGCAGGATCGCCTTGTCGCCCGGTCCCGCCATCACGCGGAACAGGCCCGTCCCCGCCTGCCAAAGCGCTTCCGCCACCGCGAGATTGGTGGCCAGCGAAAGCGTCGCATTGCGGCGTTCTGCCAGCACCTGCGGGCGCAGTTGCAGGGTGAAGTGGCCATCGGCATCGCGCGAGACTTCCTGCTCGGGCGGGTCGACACGGGCCGCGCCGCGCCGCTCTTCCGCCAACGCGATGCGGCGGGCGATCTCGGCAAAGCCGTCGGGCAATTCGTCGTCGCGCGCTGTCTCGTAGGCAAGCTTGGCCCGGCTGCGGATCAGCCAGCGTTCCACCCCTTGCAGGCGGGCATTGCCATCGGGATCGATGCGCACGGTGAAGACAACCGCAGCCCGATCTCCGTCCGGCAGCAGGCTTGCCGCCCTTTCGCTGAGTGCCCTCGGATAGAGCGATGCCTTGCCATCAGGAAGGTAGCAGGTGGTGCCGCGCGTTCTTGCCTCAAGGTCCAGCGGCTCGCCCGGACGGACGAACCAGCCGACATCGGCAATGGCATAGTGCAGCACCATGTCGGCACCGGACCTCTCGATGGTGAAGGCCTGGTCAAGGTCGGTCGAGGTTGCGGGATCAAGCGTGACGAAATTCCTGCCCGTGCAATCACGGTGCGAATCGGGCCTGCGCCGTGCCGCTTCTCCGGCGGCAGCTTCCAGTTCGGGCGAAAAGCCGGGCGGAACCTTGAACTGCGCCCGGATCGCGGCAAGGCCTTCGGTCAAAAGACAATCGGGATCGCGCAAGGTCTTCATGCTGCCGGGCTAACCGGTGGCTTCGCTGTTGCCAAGGGCGGCCTGCAGCAGCGCATGGAGCATGGGCCCGGGACGATTGGCGCTGGCCGCATTTCCGCTGCTGTGGCAGCTTTGCTCATCGAGGAGAGCCATGGCTGATCGTCCGGCGCTTGAAATGCTCTTGCCCGAGGAGGCGGCAAAACGGTTGGGCTCCGGTCCGGTCGACGCTGGGCCATATCACGATCCTGCGTGGTTCGAGGATGAACGCGAGGCCGTGTTCAGGCGATCGTGGATTCACGTCGGCCATGCCTGCGAGGTGCCGGAGCCGGGCTGCTTCATCCGTCGCGAACTGGAATATGCCCGCGCCTCTCTCCTGATTGTCCGGGGCAAGGATGGCGCTATCCGTGCCTTTCACAATGTCTGCACCCATCGCGGCACCCAGCTGACGCAGGAGGCGCAGGGCAAGCGCTCAACCTTTTCCTGCCGCTATCACATGTGGACTTTCGGCGCCGACGGCGCCTTGCTTTCAGCGCCCGACTTCGAACGCTTCGGTCTGGAAAAGTCGGCCTGCGGACTGAAGCAGGTCCATCTCGAAGCCTGCGCCGGCCTGCTGTTCGTCAACTTCGCGAAGCAGCCGGACCAAAGCCTGCGGGAATTCCTGGGCGATATTGCCGACGAGCTGGAGCTTCTGCCGCTTTCGCGGACGGTTGAGTTCGACGAGTACACCTTCGAGATCGACGCCAACTGGAAGATCTACGTCGACAACTTCCAGGAAAACTACCATCTGCGCTTCATCCACCCCAATACCGGGGCGGCGGCTGCGGGGCCGGAAAACCCGCTCGCCTATCCGACGCATTACGGCTTTTCAGGCCCGCATCGTGGCCAGACGCTGTGGCGCAATCCCTCCCCGCCCCAACTGCCGCCTACTCTGCGCATGGCGATGGAACGCGGGCTGAAGGCGGCCGGGCGCGATGGCTTCCCGCCGCGCAAGACCGATTTCAAGCTGTTCCCGGCCATGTTCGTGCTGGGGCTGGCAAGCCACATGTTCACGCACACCGTCTATCCGATCAGCGTCAATCGCACGCGCGGGGTGATCCGATTCTACTGGCCCAATCGCGCGACCGATGCCTCCACCCGCTTTGCCCGCGAATTCTCGGTCGCATCGGTGCGCGATGTCCATGCCGAGGATCGCGGCGTGATCGAGGCGGGACAGGGCGGCCTGGGGGCAGGCGTGCTGGACGTGATCCACTTCCAGGACCACGAGATGCTGTGCCGCCACCTTAACGAGCAGGTGCGGTTGAGGGTCGAAGCGCTGCGGGCAGAGCGAAACGCCTAGGGGTCGGTAAAATCGGCGGTGCGGCCGGCCATTTGGCTGGCCACGGCTTCCATCTGGTTGCGCGAACCGATCAGGCGTTGCTGCTCGATCGCCTCGGCCATCAGGATCTCGTCGGTCGTGGCATCGTCACTGCGCGCAAACAGGGCCTTGGCGGCGCGGATCGCATGGGGGCTGCGGCCGGCAATTTCGCTGGCAATCGCCACGGCTCTCGCCAGCGGATCGGCATCGCAATGGGTGGCAAAGCCGGTTTCCGCCGCTTCGGTGCCCGAGAACTCGCGGTGCGTGTAGGT is a window from the Novosphingobium sp. TH158 genome containing:
- the rpmB gene encoding 50S ribosomal protein L28, which gives rise to MSRICELTGKGRMTGHNVSHANNKTKRLFLPNLQNVTLMSEALDRSFKFRVSTQGLRSVEHVGGLDNWLLKTSDEKLSTSAQKVKRELKKKAAA
- a CDS encoding nucleoside deaminase, producing the protein MNRWPLPEPMALALAEAGKAVAAGEVPIGAVIVKDGNVIAAAHNAPRGLCDPTAHAEVLAIRAAAKALGNERLEGCELWVTLEPCAMCAGAIAHSRIARLYYAAPDPKGGAVEHGARVFEQDQCLHRPEVYSGMGEAEAGQVLRDFFAARR
- a CDS encoding ribonuclease T — its product is MISARIAAMVLLASATPAFAQAYQCRVPQRIEPPAAPRQDGPERRTALGGYVLAASWSPEYCNTNRRAGGSMQCSGSAGRFGFILHGLWPEAPQGAPPQWCSSGIRPSVEELRRNLCMTPSPELLEHEWAKHGSCMAKTPESYFATARGMWNRIAWPDADRLSRKPALTAGDLRQAFIAANPGWTPGSIAIRLSQSGWLREVHLCLDSRRKPARCSRPGARDGQAMKIWRGL
- the nadC gene encoding carboxylating nicotinate-nucleotide diphosphorylase is translated as MGGFSVQGFDLPAFVAATLAEDLGEGWPGGGRDVTSESVIPAEARFAGVMDSRDAIVVCGLPIAEAFFRSLDPDMEIALLCEEGQSVPPGTDLMRLSGNARAMLTAERAALNTVQHLSGIATMTRDYVRAMGETRAVLLDTRKTIPGLRHLEKYATRTGGAQNHRLGLWDAAMIKDNHVLVAGGVGEAVRRAKAAGVERIICEVDSIDQVEAALVAGANHLLLDNMSTDELRACVALVGGRAPCEASGGVRLDTIGAIAATGVDFVSVGRLTQSAPAADIGLDFTPL
- a CDS encoding LytTR family DNA-binding domain-containing protein, whose translation is MTIRTILVDDEKLAIQGLMLRLEKFPDVEVIETCSNGREAIRKIKTEKPDLVFLDIQMPGFDGFSVVKGVMDIEPPLFVFVTAYQEHAVRAFEANAVNYLMKPVDEDKLADTLDRVRTRLAEKRSAEEAEKLKTVLAEVAPDAMDALPEEEDPNAGHGAGRFEKLINIKDRGQIFRVDVDSIEHIEAAGDYMCIRTADNSLILRETMKDLERRLDPRVFQRVHRSTIVNLNQVRQVKPHTNGECFLVLESGAQVKVSRSYRDVVARFVH
- a CDS encoding sensor histidine kinase produces the protein MAVLPITPAPFFGNKNQAFWRLQAIGWGGALLLRAMSSIAGGQQWSFLVFVAIEAVTGFSISLILAVIYRQLINRRPLVTWGVTALVLPLAVMLYAFIDAWVFSLGQNDGDTSFTRLLIGVFYLNATLLGAWSALYYMINFYVQVEEQNDQMLQLENQATSAQLAMLRYQLNPHFLFNTLNSISTLVLLKQTEPANAMLTRLSSFLRYTLANEPTGRVTVAQEVETLKLYLDIERMRFEERLRTRFEIDEAAMPGLLPSLLLQPLVENAIKYAVSPQEAGAEITVTAQLIGPALRITVSDTGPGLQSGAADNRLAGVTFDGGEQVSTGVGLANTRDRLAQAYGEEHRFEIVDPPEGGFCVLIEIPFEKREAPPPIAGAGAPQLAVAAS
- a CDS encoding class II aldolase/adducin family protein, with protein sequence MTTPLHRNIECSPAEWEARQQLAACYRIFDLLGWSESIYNHISLSVPDEEGAFLINPFGLLYSEVCASNLVKIDIDGNTLDGSPFPVNKAGFTQHAHFHRHLPWARAICHVHTTETMAVSSYEHGLLPSNFYACAFVGQIGYHDFEGVTVRAEEGERLIANLGQHRVLMLRNHGPVVMGETLPEMFFQMWALQRACEIQCATLAMGKPVLVPDEVIAVHQRDLSQVQLPGGPGAPDFAAWVRRVDRVDRSWRD
- a CDS encoding RNB domain-containing ribonuclease; translated protein: MKTLRDPDCLLTEGLAAIRAQFKVPPGFSPELEAAAGEAARRRPDSHRDCTGRNFVTLDPATSTDLDQAFTIERSGADMVLHYAIADVGWFVRPGEPLDLEARTRGTTCYLPDGKASLYPRALSERAASLLPDGDRAAVVFTVRIDPDGNARLQGVERWLIRSRAKLAYETARDDELPDGFAEIARRIALAEERRGAARVDPPEQEVSRDADGHFTLQLRPQVLAERRNATLSLATNLAVAEALWQAGTGLFRVMAGPGDKAILRLRGTAKAFGLDWPDSLPLAEFEKRLDPASPRESAFLMAARRGGNGASYVPFMPGERPWHAAMAASYCHVTAPLRRLADRHVIAAALAVANGLPVPDESQAAFAELPRIMARAEARDGQVDRAVVDLAEAAILAGREGERFSAVVTDLGEAGARVQLCDLPVVARVTAHGALPGDPVTLRLIRAEPARREIAFERIA
- a CDS encoding aromatic ring-hydroxylating dioxygenase subunit alpha, producing the protein MADRPALEMLLPEEAAKRLGSGPVDAGPYHDPAWFEDEREAVFRRSWIHVGHACEVPEPGCFIRRELEYARASLLIVRGKDGAIRAFHNVCTHRGTQLTQEAQGKRSTFSCRYHMWTFGADGALLSAPDFERFGLEKSACGLKQVHLEACAGLLFVNFAKQPDQSLREFLGDIADELELLPLSRTVEFDEYTFEIDANWKIYVDNFQENYHLRFIHPNTGAAAAGPENPLAYPTHYGFSGPHRGQTLWRNPSPPQLPPTLRMAMERGLKAAGRDGFPPRKTDFKLFPAMFVLGLASHMFTHTVYPISVNRTRGVIRFYWPNRATDASTRFAREFSVASVRDVHAEDRGVIEAGQGGLGAGVLDVIHFQDHEMLCRHLNEQVRLRVEALRAERNA